The Usitatibacter rugosus genome segment GCCGCGGACTTGAACACCTTGAAGCCGGCGTCCTTCACGACATCGGTGAGCTCGGTCAACTCGAGCTTCACGCGCAGGTCCGGCTTGTCGCTGCCGTACTTCGAGGTGGCCTCGGCGTACGTGAGGCGCGGGAACGGCGGGAGGTCCACGTCGAGCACGCGCTTCCACACGTGGCGGATGAGGCCTTCCATGATGTCCTGGATCTCGCGCTCGGAGAGGAACGACGTCTCGATGTCGATCTGCGTGAACTCGGGCTGGCGATCGGCGCGAAGGTCCTCGTCGCGGAAGCACTTCACGATCTGGTAGTAGCGGTCGTAGCCCGCGACCATGAGGATCTGCTTGAAGAGCTGCGGCGACTGCGGCAGCGCGTAGAACTGGCCGTCGTGGATGCGCGAGGGCACGAGGAACTCGCGCGCGCCCTCGGGCGTGCTCTTGTAGAGCACCGGCGTCTCGACGTCGATGAAGCCGTTGTCGTCCAGGTACTCGCGCACGGCCCTCGAGGTCTTGTGGCGCATGCGCAGGATGCGCTGCATGGCGGGGCGGCGCAGGTCGAGGTAGCGGTGCTTGAGGCGCACCTCTTCCGAGATCTGCTCGTCGTCCATCATGAAGGGCGGCGTCACCGAGGGATTCAGCACCTCGATCTCGTGCGCGAGCACCTCGATCTCGCCGCTCTTCAGGTCCGTGTTCACGGTGCCCTCGGGGCGGCGGCGCACGAGGCCCGTCACGCGCAGGACGAACTCGTTGCGCACGGAGTCGGCGGCGGCGAAGGTCTCCTTGCGGTCGGGATCGCAAACGACCTGCACCAGGCCCTCGCGGTCGCGAAGGTCGATGAAGATCACGCCGCCATGGTCGCGGCGGCGATGGGCCCAGCCGTAGAGCGTCACGGTCTGGCCCAGGAAGCGGGTGTCGGTCAGGCCACAGTATTCGGTTCTCATAATCTCTCGTCATTCCCGCGCAGGCGGGAATCCAGGGTTGATCTTTTCGACTGGGTCCCCGTCCCCCGATGAAGGCGCCCGGGGGCGGGCTCCACGGGGACGGCGGTTTTACTCGCGTTGCGATCCTGTCGCGCCGTCGCCTACGTTTTCGGCGACGGCGTGGGATCGGGGTCGGTCCCGGGGCGCAGACCCTCGGGCCGGTGGCGGCGCGGCGGCTCGGCCACGCCCATGGAGATGATGTACTTCAGCGCATCGTCGACGCTCATCTCGAGCTCGATGGCCTGGTTGCGCGGGACCATGAGGAAGAATCCCGCGGTGATGTTGGGCGTGGTCGGCACGAAGACCGAGATGTGCTCGTGTCCCACATGGTCGGTGACCTCGTGCCGCGGCGAGCCGGTGACGAGCGCCACCGTCCACGCGCCCTGGTGCGGATAGCGCACGAGCACGGCACGGCGGAACGCCTGGCCCTCCGCGGAGAAGAGCGTGTCGCTGATCTGCTTCACGCCACCGTAGATCGAGCGGACGATGGGAATGCGGCCGACGAGCGAATCGCCGAGCAGCAGGAGCTTCCGGCCGAAGAAGTTGGCGGCGAGCGCCCCGGTGACGAGCAGGATCGCGAGGGTGAGGATGATGCCGAGGCCGGGCACGTGGAAGCCCAGCACCGCCTCGGTCTGGTACGTGTCGGGCACGAGCAGCAACGACTGGTCCATCACGTCGACCAGCAGCTTCAGCACCCACAGCGTGATGCCGAGCGGGATCCAGACCAGGAGGCCGGCGATGAAGTACCGCCTGAGTGTTGCCATGCCCATCGCGCGGTCAGCTACCGGAGGTGCCGGTGGAGCTGGCGGGCTTGGACTCGGCTTTCGATTCGGATTTCGATTCCGTGGATTTCGACTCCGCGGGCTTCGACTCCGCGGGCTTCGAGTCGCCCGGCTTGGCGTCGGCAGGCTTCGACGCGGGCTTGCTGCCCGAGCCCTTGAAATCCGTGGCGTACCAGCCACTGCCCTTCAGCTGGAACCCGGCCGCCGACAGCATCTTCGAGAACGTCTCCTTGCCGCACGCCGGACACTGGGTGTGCTGGGGATCGTTCACTTTCTGGATGTATTCCTGCTGGTGGCCGCAACCCGAGCATCGATACTCGTAGATGGGCATGGTGCGCGCTCCGAAAAACTCAAAAAATGATTGTAACAGAAGCACTTACGGCATCCTAGCCCGAACCTTGCGCGGACACCTCGCGCCGCCGCCGGTCGGCGATCTTGCCGCCCACCGCCAGCAGGCCCGCCATGGTCCAGAACACCGGTCCCATGCCCAGCGCCGAGCCCGCGCCGCCGAACAGCAGCGGCAGGAACGTGTGGCTCACGTTGAGGACCGTCGAGCGCACGCCCATCGCCTCGCCGGCCCGCCCTTCCGGCGCCGTCGTGTACATGAGCGACATCACCGAGGGCTGCGTCGCGCCCAGGCCCAGGCCCAGCAGGAAGGCGATGGCCGCGAGCAGCATGACGCTGCTCACGAACGGAAAGATCGTGTAGGCCAGGAGCGCCACGCCGAACGTGAGCGTGATCATCGTCCACTCGCGGATGTGCCGCGTGAGCCATGGCAACGCGAGGCGAACGATGAAGGTGGCCACCGCGAAGCTGCCGAGGATGAGCCCGATCGTGGAGGCCGAGAGCCCGATCGACGTCCCGTAGATGGGCATGGCGAAGACGAAGAGATCCCACGCCGAGGCGAGCAGGCCGGTGCAGATGAACACGCGGCGCAGCTCCGCGATGCGCAGCAGCTCGATGGCCCCGCCGTGCGCGGCCGGGGGCTTGTCGTGCACGGTGTGGCGAAGCTGGTTGCGCCAGCGGTAGACGAGGAAGAGCGAGGTCGCCGCGAGGGAAGCGAGGATCAGGAACGTCTCGCGATGGCCGAGCAGATCGATCGAGAAGCCCGAGAGCACCGGCCCGATGAAGTTGGAGGTCGCGAAGCCCAGCGCGAGCCAGCCGAAGTTGTTGCGGCGATTCTCGTCGGTGCTGGTCTCGCCCACCATGTGCTGCACGGCGATGTGGAAGACCATGAACGAAGTGCCGATGCACGCGGCCGCGACATAGAGCGGATAGAGCGTCGGCACGAGGCCCGGGAGCGCCACGGCGCACACCAGCACCGTCGTGGAGACGAGCAACGGGCGGCGCATGCCGACGCGGTCGATCATGCGGCCCGCGGCGACGCCCAGGAACATCGGCAGCGCGGAATAGAGCGAGATGAAGAAGCCGACGGTGAGCGGCGAGGCGCCCAGCGAAAGCGCGTACAGCGAGATCGTCACCCGGCTGCCGTTGAAGGCGGAGTGGGCAAGGATGGTGATGACGATCAGCGCAGCGAGCGGCATTTCCGAAAAGAAAAACGCCGCAGCGAAAGGCTGCGGCGTTTCGGAATTATACCGCGACGGCGAGCTAGCCCTTGCCGCCCTCCAGCGCGGCGATGCGCGCTTCGATCGGCGGGTGGCTGGAGAAGAGCGCCATCCAGCCCGGACGGTCGGTGATGCCGAAGGCCTTGATCGCCTTCGGGAGCTCTCCGGACTCCACGCCGCCCAGGCGGCGCAGCGCCGCGATCATCGGACGCGGGGATCCCATCAGCGCGGCCGAGCCCGCATCCGCACGGAACTCGCGGTAGCGCGAGAACCACGCGACGATCATCGACGCGAGGATGCCGAAGACGATCTCGCACACGATCGACGTGATGTAGTAGCCGGGGCCCACGCCGCGCTCGGTCTTGAAGACGACCTTGTCGACCAGGTAGCCGGCCACGCGCGAGAAGAAGATCACGAACGTGTTCACCACGCCCTGGATCAGCGTGAGCGTGACCATGTCGCCGTTGGCGACGTGCGCGATCTCGTGGCCGAGCACCGCGTCGACTTCCTCGCGCGTCATCGAGCCCAGCAGGCCGGTGGAGACGGCGACCAGCGACGAATCGCGGAAGGCACCGGTGGCGAATGCATTGGGCTCGCCCTCGTAGATCGCGACTTCCGGCATGCCGATGCCGGCTTTCTCGGCGTGGCGGCGCACCGTGGACACGAGCCATTGCTCGTCGGCCGTCTGCGGCGTCTCGATCACGTGGGCGCCGGTGCTGAACTTGGCCATCCACTTGGAGATCAGCAGCGAGAAGATCGAGCCCCCGAAGCCCAGGAGCATCGAGAAGGCCAGCAGCATCCCGAGGTTCAGGCCGTTGGCGGTGAGGAAGCGGTCCAGCCCCAGCACGCGCACGGAGATGGACAACACCAGCATCACGGCGAAGTTGGTCAGGAGGAAAAGCACGATTCGTTTCATGGTCGCAGGTCCCCTTGGGACGGTCACGGCGCCCGGGTCGGGCGCGCTCTCACGGTGAGATGGTAGTGGCGGTGGTGCGTTTCAAGCCGTGAATATTGCCACGCCGGGGCGGAAGCGGCGTTATTCCTTGTCGCGATGCGGAGGGTCCGGAACCCCCTGCAGGCGCTTCGCAAAGGGGCGGCTCGACCGGCTTCATTTTACTTGACGGTAATATGCCTTTACAGGTATATATAGGTCCATGGAGACCTCGTTCGCCATCATCGCGGAGCCGAACCGCCGCGCCATCCTCGGCTTGCTGGCCGCGTCGGAGCAGTCGGTCGGCGACATCGAACGACAGTTGCGGATGCCGCAGCCGTCGGTCTCCAAGCACCTGCGCGTGCTGCGCGAGGCCGGCTTCGTGGAGTCGCGCGTCGAAGCCCAGCGCCGCGTCTACCGGATCCGCCCCGAGCCCCTCATGGAGGTCGATGCGTGGCTCGCGGACTTCCGCCGCCTGTGGACGACCCACGTGGACGCGCTCGAACGCCATCTCGACCGGATGGCCCAGAAACCCCGGAAAGGAAGGAAGCCATGAACGCTCGCAGCAACTACATGCCCGGCCCCGCGGCCGGAGCCGACGTGCGCAAGGACGGCGACAAATGGACGCTCGTCCTCGTGCGGGACCTGCGCCATCCGCCGGCGATGGTATGGGAGGCGCTCACCGATCCCGCGCAGCTCTCCGAATGGGCGCCCTTCGACGCCGACCGGAACCTCGGCAATGCCGGGCCCGTCACGCTCTCGACGGTCGGCACGCCGCAGGTTTCCGAAAGCCGCGTGACCCGCGCCGAAGCCCCGAGGCTGCTGGAGTACAGCTGGGGCGGCAACGACATGCGCTGGGAGCTCGAAGCGGCCGGCAGCGGCACGCGGCTCACGCTCTGGCACAACATCGATCGCCGCTACATCTCTTGGGGCGCTGCCGGGTGGCACATCTGCTTCGACGTGCTCGAGCATCTCCTCGCGGGCGAGCCCATGGGACGCATGGTGGGCCCCGAGGTCGCGAAGTTCGAGGGCTGGCAGCGGCTGCAGGGCGAGTACGCGAAGCAGTTCGGGTGACGAACGGGGAGCCGTGACATGAAGAAACCCATCCCGACGGAAAACGCATCGGCCTTCATCGACGAGAAGATCGCCGGGCTCCCGGACTGGCGCGGAAAGATGCTCGCGAAAGTGCGCGCGCTCATCCTCAAGGCCGAACCGCAGATCGTTGAAGAGTGGAAGTGGGGAACGCCCGTCTGGTCGCGCGGCGGCATCGTCTGCACCGGGGAGACGTACAAGAGCGTCGTGAAGATGACGTTCGCCAAAGGCGCGGCGCTGGAGGACCCTTCGGGTCTCTTCAACTCCAGCCTCGAGGGGAACGTGCGGCGCGCGATCGACATCCGCGAAGGCGAGAAGATCGACGAAGCCGCGCTGAAGGCCCTCGTCCGCGAAGCAGTCGCTCTGAACCTCAGCAAGAAGCCTGCGTAGGAAGCGTCCGGCATCCAAATCGCGTCGCAAGGCACATCGTAGGGGATTGCCTCCGACCGAAAGAACACCATGAGCTTCTTCAGCAAGATCCTCGACAAGCTGCGCGGGCACTCCTCCGCTCCGACCTCCGGATCCTCCACCACCGCGCCGATGCCCCCGGCCGCGCCGACCGCCGCTCCCGCATCGGCCGCGCCGCTCTCCGACGTGGATGTCGAAGCCGTGCTCGCGCAGATGGCCGCGAAGAAGGGCGGCGGCGGCAACTACAAGACGTCGATCGTCGACCTGCTGAAGATGCTGGATCTCGATTCCAGCCTCGATGCCCGCAAGCAGCTCGCGACGGAGCTGAACGTGAACGCAGGCGCTCCGGGGACGGCCGAGCAGAACATCGCTTTGCAGAAGGCCGTGATGCGCGAGCTGGCGAAGAACGGCGGGAAGGTCCCGGCGAGCCTGCGGGACTGAACAACCGCGGATCCCCCGTGGGAAGAACCCACGGGGACGCGACAAGCTAGAACGGGATGTCGTCCTCGAAGTCGTCGAATTTTCCGCCGGCTTTCGAGGGTGCCGGCTTGGCCGCGCCAGCGCCGCCCGCAGGGCGCTCCGCTCCGCCACCGGATTCGCCGCGGTCGCCGCCGCCCATGCCCTGGCGCGAGCCGAGCATCTGCATCGAGTTGGCGATGATCTCGGTGGTGTAGCGCTTCACGCCGTCCTTTTCCCACTCGCGGGTCTGCAGCCGTCCTTCGACGTAGATCTGCGATCCCTTCTTCAGGTACTCGCCGGCGATCTCGGCCAACTTGCCGAAGAAGGCCACGCGGTGCCATTCCGTCTTCTCCTGCTTCTCGCCGGAGCCCTTGTCCTTCCACGACTCCGTCGTGGCGATGGAGACGTTCGTCACCGCGCCGCCGTCGGGCATGTAGCGCGTTTCGGGGTCGCGGCCGAGGTTGCCGACGAGGATGACCTTGTTCACCGATGCCATGTTGCTTCTCCCTTGCCCTGTTCAATGTTGCCGAAAGCGTCATCCCGGCCCGCAGGGAGCCGGCAGGACGTCACCGATCGGGAATGTTGCCGCAGAACTTCGCGTCGAGCTCCCATTTTCTCACTTTATTGGGACGAAGTTTCCCATTCGCGAAGCCACCAGGAGCCAGAGGGCCACGGCGGCAAAGCACGCGCCGAGGACCACGAGCATCCCGCCGCGCTGCGCGAGCAAACCGCCCAGCGAGCCGCCCGCGAACATCCCGAGGAACTGGATGCTCGAGAAGACGCCCGTCGCGAGGCCGCGGGCGCTTGCCGGGGCCGCGCGCGAGACCATCGCCGGCAACTTCGCCTCGAGGGCGTTGAAGCCCGCGAAGAAAATGACGAGCGCCACCACGAGTCCCGCGAGGTGACCCTCGCTCGCGGCGAGCGCCGCGATGGAAATGCCCAGCGTCGCGATGGCGCCGATCACCACGGGGCGGTCGCGTTGCCCGAGCTGCCCCATCACCACGGGCAGCATGAGCAGGAAGCCGCCGCCGACCGAGACGAGATAGACCCACCAGTGATCCTTCGCAGGGGCGCCGGCCGCGACCAGGCCCATCGGCACGACGACGAACACCGCCATCAGCACCATGCGCAGGATGAAGATGCCGATGTTGATGCGCACGAGCTCCGCGTCGCGCAACACCGCGCCCAGCTTCGTGTGCTGGCGCTCGGCGGGCTTGCCTTCGACATCCGGGACGACCCACGCCACCACGCCCATCGCGAGGATGCAGAACACGCCCGTCATCGCGAAGAGGCCCCGGACGCCGATGGCGTGCTCGAGGAAGGGTGCCAGGACGAACGACAACGCGAACGCGGCGCCGATGGAAGAGCCGATGATCGCCATCGCCTTGGTGCGCTGGCTGTCGCGCGTCAGATCGCCCGCCATCGCGATCGCGACCGCGGAGACGGCCCCCGCGCCCTGCAGCATGCGGCCCAGGATCACCATCCACGGCGACTCGAAGCCCGCCCCGACGAAGCTGCCGCACGCCATGATCGCGAGGCCGATGTAGAGCACGGGCTTGCGCCCGGAGCGGTCCGACCAGTAGCCGAACGGGATCTGCAGGATGGCTTGCGTGAGGCCGTAGACCCCGAGCGCGATGCCCACCAGCGTGAGGTTCCACCCGGGCCGGCCCTCGGCCCAAAGGGCGAAGACCGGGAGGATCACGAACATCCCGAACAGGCGCAAGCCGAAGATCGCGGCCAACGAAAGGCTGGCGCGCAGCTCGCGCGGGCTCATGCGGGCCGAGGTGTTCAACGGGGGAATTCGGGATGGAAGCAGGAGAGGAAGCTGCGGTATATTAGCAGATTGCCCTTCTGGCTCAGGCGATGGATTCCATCCGCATTCGCGGCGCCCGCACCCACAACCTCAAGAACGTCAGCCTCGACATTCCCCGCAACAAGCTCGTGGTGATCACGGGCCTGTCCGGTTCCGGCAAGTCCTCCCTCGCCTTCGACACGCTGTACGCGGAGGGCCAGCGCCGCTACGTCGAATCGCTTTCCGCCTATGCCCGCCAGTTCCTCCAGTTGATGGAGAAGCCGGACGTGGATCTCATCGAGGGCCTTTCGCCCGCGATCTCGATCGAGCAGAAGGCCACGTCGCACAACCCGCGCTCCACCGTGGGCACGGTCACCGAGATCCACGACTACCTCCGCTTGCTCTTCGCGCGAGTGGGCGACCCGTTCTGCCCGGACCATGACGTGGCGCTCTCCGCGCAGAGCGTGGCGCAGATGGTCGACCACGTGATGGCCCTCCCCGACGGCACGCGCATCATGGTGCTGGCCCCGCTCGTCGTCGGCCGCAAGGGCGAGCAGGTCGAGCTCTTCGAGGATCTCCGCGGCCAGGGGTTCGTGCGCCTGCGCGTGGACGGCAAGGTCCACGAGATCGACCAGCTCCCCAAGCTCGACAAGAACAAGAAGCACACCGTCGAGATCGTCGTCGACCGGCTGAAGATCGTCGCCGGCGATGCGGGTGTGAAGCAACGCCTCGCGGAATCATTCGAAACGGCGCTGCGGCACGCCGAAGGGCGCGCCATCGCCGCGGAGATGGACGGAACGGCCGAGCATCTCTTCTCCGCCAAGTTCGCGTGCCCGGTCTGCAGCTACTCCATCCCCGAGCTCGAGCCGCGGCTCTTCTCGTTCAACAACCCGATGGGCGCCTGCCCGCGCTGCGACGGCCTCGGGCAGATCACGTTCTTCGATCCGAAGCGCGTCGTCGCGCAACCGGACCTCTCGCTCGCCGGCGGCGCCATCCGCGGCTGGGACCGGCGCAACCAGTTCTACTTCTCGATGCTGCAGTCGCTCGCGCAGCACTACCAGTTCGACATCGAGGCACCCTTCGATTCGTTGCCGCAGGCCTCGCAGGAGGTCGTGCTGACCGGCTCCGGCGAGGAGAAGATCGCCTTCCGCTATCCGGGCGAGAAGGGCCGCAGCGCCGTGAAGGAGCACGCCTTCGAGGGCATCCTCCCGAACCTCGAGCGCCGCTACCGCGAGACCGATTCGGTCGCGGTGAAGGAAGAGCTTTCCAAGTACCTGAACACGCGTTCGTGCCCGGAGTGCCTGGGCACACGCCTGCGCGTCGAGGCACGCAATGTCCGCGTGGCGGGCCGCAACATCCACGAGCTCTCCGCGATGCCGCTGCGCGAATCGCAGCCCTTCTTCGAGACGCTGGAGCTGGCGGGCTCGAAGAAGCAGATCGCCGAGAAGATCGTGCGCGAGATCGCCAACCGCGTGCAGTTCCTGAACAACGTGGGCCTGGACTATCTCTCGCTCACTCGTTCGGCCGATACGCTCTCCGGTGGTGAAGCGCAGCGGATCCGCCTCGCGAGCCAGATCGGCTCGGGCCTCACCGGCGTCATGTACGTGCTGGACGAGCCTTCCATCGGCCTGCACCAGCGGGACAACGCGCGCCTGATCGAGACGCTGAAGCGCCTGCGCGACCTCGGCAACTCCGTGATCGTCGTCGAGCACGACGAGGAAGCGATCGAGGCCGCCGACTACGTCGTGGACATCGGCCCGGGCGCCGGCGTGCACGGCGGCGAGATCGTCGCCCAGGGCACGCCGATCGAGGTGGAGCGCAACCCCGCCTCGCTCACCGGCCAGTACCTCTCCGGGCGGCGCAGCATCGCCGTGCCGAAGACGCGGCGCCGTCCCGATCCGAAGAAGGTCCTGCGCATCGCGGGCGCGCGGGGCAATAACCTGAAGAACGTGACGGTGGACATTCCCGTCGGCCTCTTCGTCGCGGTGACGGGCCTGTCGGGCTCGGGCAAGTCCACGCTCATCAACGACACGCTCTACACGACGGTCGCGCACCATCTGTATGGGTCCGCGGCAGAGCCCGCGGAACATGACGCGATCGAAGGCCTCGATCATTTCGACAAGGTCATCAGCGTCGACCAGAGCCCGATCGGCCGCACGCCGCGCTCCAACCCCGCCACGTACACCGGCCTCTTCACGCCGATCCGCGACCTCTTCGCGGGCGTTCCCGAATCGCGCGCCCGCGGCTACGGCCCCGGCCGCTTCTCGTTCAACGTGAAGGGCGGGCGCTGCGAGGCGTGCCAGGGCGACGGCATGATCAAGGTCGAGATGCACTTCCTCCCGGATGTGTACGTGCCGTGCGACGTCTGCCATGGCAAGCGCTACAACCGCGAGACGCTCGAGGTGCACTACAAGGGCCGTTCGATCGCGGAGGTGCTCGACATGACGGTCGAGAT includes the following:
- the aspS gene encoding aspartate--tRNA ligase, with translation MRTEYCGLTDTRFLGQTVTLYGWAHRRRDHGGVIFIDLRDREGLVQVVCDPDRKETFAAADSVRNEFVLRVTGLVRRRPEGTVNTDLKSGEIEVLAHEIEVLNPSVTPPFMMDDEQISEEVRLKHRYLDLRRPAMQRILRMRHKTSRAVREYLDDNGFIDVETPVLYKSTPEGAREFLVPSRIHDGQFYALPQSPQLFKQILMVAGYDRYYQIVKCFRDEDLRADRQPEFTQIDIETSFLSEREIQDIMEGLIRHVWKRVLDVDLPPFPRLTYAEATSKYGSDKPDLRVKLELTELTDVVKDAGFKVFKSAAELKDGRVAALRVPGGNEQFTRKELDDLAPFVAIYGAKGLAYIRVNDPTKLNEEGLQSPIVKFLSPEILGKIIERTGAKAGDVLFFGADRRKVVNDAMGALRAKVGHEKGHAEKAWRPCWVLDFPAFEYDEESKRWAAAHHPFTSPKDEHVQFLDSDPSKVLAKAYDIALNGWELGGGSVRIHRAEIQAKQFATLGIGAEEQRAKFGWLLDALAFGAPPHGGIAFGLDRMVAMLAGVDQIRDVMAFPKTQRGQDLMVETPTPVTEKQLRELHIRLRN
- a CDS encoding DUF502 domain-containing protein, coding for MATLRRYFIAGLLVWIPLGITLWVLKLLVDVMDQSLLLVPDTYQTEAVLGFHVPGLGIILTLAILLVTGALAANFFGRKLLLLGDSLVGRIPIVRSIYGGVKQISDTLFSAEGQAFRRAVLVRYPHQGAWTVALVTGSPRHEVTDHVGHEHISVFVPTTPNITAGFFLMVPRNQAIELEMSVDDALKYIISMGVAEPPRRHRPEGLRPGTDPDPTPSPKT
- a CDS encoding FmdB family zinc ribbon protein; its protein translation is MPIYEYRCSGCGHQQEYIQKVNDPQHTQCPACGKETFSKMLSAAGFQLKGSGWYATDFKGSGSKPASKPADAKPGDSKPAESKPAESKSTESKSESKAESKPASSTGTSGS
- a CDS encoding MFS transporter, which codes for MPLAALIVITILAHSAFNGSRVTISLYALSLGASPLTVGFFISLYSALPMFLGVAAGRMIDRVGMRRPLLVSTTVLVCAVALPGLVPTLYPLYVAAACIGTSFMVFHIAVQHMVGETSTDENRRNNFGWLALGFATSNFIGPVLSGFSIDLLGHRETFLILASLAATSLFLVYRWRNQLRHTVHDKPPAAHGGAIELLRIAELRRVFICTGLLASAWDLFVFAMPIYGTSIGLSASTIGLILGSFAVATFIVRLALPWLTRHIREWTMITLTFGVALLAYTIFPFVSSVMLLAAIAFLLGLGLGATQPSVMSLMYTTAPEGRAGEAMGVRSTVLNVSHTFLPLLFGGAGSALGMGPVFWTMAGLLAVGGKIADRRRREVSAQGSG
- the htpX gene encoding protease HtpX yields the protein MKRIVLFLLTNFAVMLVLSISVRVLGLDRFLTANGLNLGMLLAFSMLLGFGGSIFSLLISKWMAKFSTGAHVIETPQTADEQWLVSTVRRHAEKAGIGMPEVAIYEGEPNAFATGAFRDSSLVAVSTGLLGSMTREEVDAVLGHEIAHVANGDMVTLTLIQGVVNTFVIFFSRVAGYLVDKVVFKTERGVGPGYYITSIVCEIVFGILASMIVAWFSRYREFRADAGSAALMGSPRPMIAALRRLGGVESGELPKAIKAFGITDRPGWMALFSSHPPIEARIAALEGGKG
- a CDS encoding ArsR/SmtB family transcription factor, encoding METSFAIIAEPNRRAILGLLAASEQSVGDIERQLRMPQPSVSKHLRVLREAGFVESRVEAQRRVYRIRPEPLMEVDAWLADFRRLWTTHVDALERHLDRMAQKPRKGRKP
- a CDS encoding SRPBCC family protein; translated protein: MNARSNYMPGPAAGADVRKDGDKWTLVLVRDLRHPPAMVWEALTDPAQLSEWAPFDADRNLGNAGPVTLSTVGTPQVSESRVTRAEAPRLLEYSWGGNDMRWELEAAGSGTRLTLWHNIDRRYISWGAAGWHICFDVLEHLLAGEPMGRMVGPEVAKFEGWQRLQGEYAKQFG
- a CDS encoding DUF1801 domain-containing protein codes for the protein MKKPIPTENASAFIDEKIAGLPDWRGKMLAKVRALILKAEPQIVEEWKWGTPVWSRGGIVCTGETYKSVVKMTFAKGAALEDPSGLFNSSLEGNVRRAIDIREGEKIDEAALKALVREAVALNLSKKPA
- a CDS encoding DUF3597 domain-containing protein gives rise to the protein MSFFSKILDKLRGHSSAPTSGSSTTAPMPPAAPTAAPASAAPLSDVDVEAVLAQMAAKKGGGGNYKTSIVDLLKMLDLDSSLDARKQLATELNVNAGAPGTAEQNIALQKAVMRELAKNGGKVPASLRD
- the ssb gene encoding single-stranded DNA-binding protein, yielding MASVNKVILVGNLGRDPETRYMPDGGAVTNVSIATTESWKDKGSGEKQEKTEWHRVAFFGKLAEIAGEYLKKGSQIYVEGRLQTREWEKDGVKRYTTEIIANSMQMLGSRQGMGGGDRGESGGGAERPAGGAGAAKPAPSKAGGKFDDFEDDIPF
- a CDS encoding MFS transporter translates to MNTSARMSPRELRASLSLAAIFGLRLFGMFVILPVFALWAEGRPGWNLTLVGIALGVYGLTQAILQIPFGYWSDRSGRKPVLYIGLAIMACGSFVGAGFESPWMVILGRMLQGAGAVSAVAIAMAGDLTRDSQRTKAMAIIGSSIGAAFALSFVLAPFLEHAIGVRGLFAMTGVFCILAMGVVAWVVPDVEGKPAERQHTKLGAVLRDAELVRINIGIFILRMVLMAVFVVVPMGLVAAGAPAKDHWWVYLVSVGGGFLLMLPVVMGQLGQRDRPVVIGAIATLGISIAALAASEGHLAGLVVALVIFFAGFNALEAKLPAMVSRAAPASARGLATGVFSSIQFLGMFAGGSLGGLLAQRGGMLVVLGACFAAVALWLLVASRMGNFVPIK
- the uvrA gene encoding excinuclease ABC subunit UvrA, whose product is MDSIRIRGARTHNLKNVSLDIPRNKLVVITGLSGSGKSSLAFDTLYAEGQRRYVESLSAYARQFLQLMEKPDVDLIEGLSPAISIEQKATSHNPRSTVGTVTEIHDYLRLLFARVGDPFCPDHDVALSAQSVAQMVDHVMALPDGTRIMVLAPLVVGRKGEQVELFEDLRGQGFVRLRVDGKVHEIDQLPKLDKNKKHTVEIVVDRLKIVAGDAGVKQRLAESFETALRHAEGRAIAAEMDGTAEHLFSAKFACPVCSYSIPELEPRLFSFNNPMGACPRCDGLGQITFFDPKRVVAQPDLSLAGGAIRGWDRRNQFYFSMLQSLAQHYQFDIEAPFDSLPQASQEVVLTGSGEEKIAFRYPGEKGRSAVKEHAFEGILPNLERRYRETDSVAVKEELSKYLNTRSCPECLGTRLRVEARNVRVAGRNIHELSAMPLRESQPFFETLELAGSKKQIAEKIVREIANRVQFLNNVGLDYLSLTRSADTLSGGEAQRIRLASQIGSGLTGVMYVLDEPSIGLHQRDNARLIETLKRLRDLGNSVIVVEHDEEAIEAADYVVDIGPGAGVHGGEIVAQGTPIEVERNPASLTGQYLSGRRSIAVPKTRRRPDPKKVLRIAGARGNNLKNVTVDIPVGLFVAVTGLSGSGKSTLINDTLYTTVAHHLYGSAAEPAEHDAIEGLDHFDKVISVDQSPIGRTPRSNPATYTGLFTPIRDLFAGVPESRARGYGPGRFSFNVKGGRCEACQGDGMIKVEMHFLPDVYVPCDVCHGKRYNRETLEVHYKGRSIAEVLDMTVEMAHEFFSAVPAIARKLATLLEVGLGYIRLGQSATTLSGGEAQRVKLSLELSKRDTGRTLFILDEPTTGLHFHDIDLLLKVLHRLRDHGNTVVVIEHNLDVIKTADWLLDLGPEGGDGGGRVIAEGTPEDVAEAPGSFTGQFLKALLGAPLRKRAAGA